In the Prochlorococcus sp. MIT 1307 genome, one interval contains:
- the dusA gene encoding tRNA dihydrouridine(20/20a) synthase DusA: protein MVNKSSLLSIKAQRFSVAPMLDCTDSHFRVLMRLISRKAFLYTEMVVANALHHTNRRERLLNFNPIEHPLALQIGGDDPKLLSEAAQLGEAWGYDEINFNVGCPSQRVQAGNFGASLMANPDQVARCVEAMTKGSKIPVTVKHRIGIDNLDSDELLKRFVNKVASAGATRFVVHARKAWLKGLNPKQNRTIPPLQYDRVVKLKKQNPNLEIELNGGLDTPNDCLKALKIFDGAMVGRAAYAHPLLWKKIDEIIYKEPPRFINASGVIRALIPHTQSHLDKGGKLWDVARHILQLVEGVPGARTWRRELGIKGQKAKAEINILEEAAQQLEDAGL, encoded by the coding sequence ATGGTTAATAAATCCTCACTACTAAGTATCAAAGCACAACGCTTCAGCGTTGCTCCAATGCTCGACTGTACAGACAGTCACTTCAGAGTGCTCATGAGGCTCATCAGCAGAAAAGCATTTCTTTATACAGAAATGGTGGTAGCGAATGCTTTGCACCACACTAATCGTAGAGAACGGCTCCTAAATTTCAATCCAATCGAGCATCCACTAGCGCTTCAAATTGGTGGAGATGATCCAAAACTCTTATCTGAAGCAGCCCAACTTGGAGAAGCCTGGGGATATGACGAAATAAACTTCAATGTGGGATGTCCTAGTCAAAGAGTGCAAGCCGGGAATTTCGGTGCTTCTTTAATGGCCAATCCTGATCAAGTTGCACGTTGTGTTGAAGCAATGACTAAAGGAAGCAAAATTCCAGTGACTGTTAAACATCGAATAGGAATTGACAATTTAGATAGTGATGAATTATTAAAAAGATTTGTAAATAAAGTCGCATCTGCAGGTGCTACTAGATTTGTAGTTCATGCCAGAAAAGCATGGTTAAAAGGCTTAAATCCAAAGCAAAATCGAACAATTCCACCTCTTCAATATGACCGAGTTGTCAAACTCAAAAAGCAAAATCCTAATCTTGAAATTGAATTAAATGGTGGTTTAGATACACCAAATGACTGCTTAAAAGCATTAAAAATTTTTGACGGAGCAATGGTTGGCAGAGCAGCTTATGCTCACCCTTTACTGTGGAAAAAAATCGATGAAATTATCTATAAAGAGCCACCTCGATTCATAAATGCATCAGGAGTTATCCGAGCACTTATACCTCATACCCAAAGCCACCTAGATAAAGGAGGAAAACTTTGGGATGTTGCTAGACATATCTTGCAATTAGTTGAGGGCGTACCAGGTGCTCGCACTTGGAGGAGAGAGCTCGGCATTAAAGGCCAAAAAGCTAAAGCAGAAATCAATATTTTGGAAGAAGCTGCCCAACAACTAGAAGATGCTGGGCTTTAA
- a CDS encoding RNA-binding protein — translation MSIFVGNLPFRAEQEDVAQLFAPFGEVANCSLPLERDTGRKRGFAFVEMADETAEAAAIEALQGTEMMGRPLRINKAEPRGSAPRRGGYGGGGGYGGGYGGGGQGGYGGGGQGGYGGGGYGGGGQGGYGGGGQGGYGGGGYGGGGQGGYGGGGQGGYGGGGQGGYGGGGQGGYGGGGQGGYGGGGYGGGGQGGYGGGGQGGQGSGERTSGAKGWEDRSYGGSSNSDSSDRDDGRSRRRRGTAPGANDFSGDENTDYGGAEG, via the coding sequence GTGAGTATTTTTGTTGGCAATTTGCCCTTCCGCGCTGAGCAGGAAGATGTAGCTCAATTGTTTGCTCCCTTTGGAGAGGTGGCAAACTGTTCTCTCCCTCTAGAACGAGACACAGGTCGAAAAAGAGGGTTCGCTTTTGTGGAGATGGCTGATGAGACAGCTGAAGCTGCAGCCATAGAGGCCTTACAAGGTACAGAGATGATGGGTCGTCCTCTCAGGATTAATAAGGCTGAACCACGAGGAAGTGCACCAAGAAGAGGTGGCTACGGCGGCGGCGGCGGTTACGGCGGCGGCTATGGCGGCGGTGGTCAAGGTGGCTATGGCGGTGGTGGCCAAGGTGGTTACGGCGGCGGTGGCTACGGCGGCGGTGGTCAAGGTGGCTACGGCGGCGGTGGTCAAGGTGGCTACGGCGGCGGTGGCTATGGCGGCGGTGGTCAAGGTGGTTACGGCGGCGGTGGCCAAGGTGGCTACGGCGGCGGTGGCCAAGGTGGCTACGGCGGCGGTGGTCAAGGTGGCTACGGCGGCGGTGGTCAAGGTGGCTACGGCGGCGGTGGCTATGGCGGCGGTGGCCAAGGTGGCTACGGTGGCGGCGGTCAAGGTGGCCAAGGGAGTGGAGAACGCACTTCAGGTGCTAAGGGTTGGGAGGATCGAAGTTATGGAGGTTCTTCTAATTCGGATTCTTCAGATCGTGATGATGGACGTAGTCGGAGGAGAAGGGGAACTGCGCCTGGAGCCAATGACTTTTCGGGTGATGAAAATACCGATTATGGTGGAGCAGAAGGTTAA
- the rsgA gene encoding ribosome small subunit-dependent GTPase A, whose amino-acid sequence MALDELTQFKGIVVSIKANYYIVEIDFSKLQPFSVDGLILDQNIRLLCTLRRRLTHHGDTIYVGDIVFVESIDWSSHRAVISSLEPRESFLSRPAVANVTDVFVFLSVKNPLLDFEQASSFLLTAEKSSLRVGLILSKSDLVNAAQLNQLIMRITGWGYNAIPVSVENGQGLDTFKSQLKSTKLAVLCGPSGVGKSSFLKYLLPNESIVTGKLSVKLQRGRNTTRNVQLYAIEKDIFIADTPGFSMPNLLISPIKLQTLFPELRCQLKGTICRFRDCLHRDEPGCGIDKNWERYSQYRKLLEEMISSHHSCRVS is encoded by the coding sequence GTGGCGCTAGATGAATTGACTCAATTTAAGGGTATTGTAGTTTCCATTAAGGCTAATTATTATATAGTTGAGATTGACTTCTCCAAACTTCAACCCTTTTCCGTTGATGGCTTGATTCTTGATCAGAATATTCGTTTACTTTGTACACTGCGTAGACGTTTAACCCATCATGGCGATACTATTTATGTTGGAGATATTGTTTTTGTTGAGTCAATTGATTGGAGTTCGCATAGAGCTGTTATTAGTAGTTTAGAGCCTAGAGAAAGTTTTTTAAGTAGGCCTGCAGTAGCGAATGTTACCGATGTTTTTGTATTTCTTTCAGTCAAAAATCCTTTATTAGATTTTGAGCAGGCTAGTAGTTTTTTGTTGACTGCTGAAAAAAGTTCTTTGCGTGTTGGATTAATTCTTTCTAAGAGCGATTTAGTCAATGCTGCTCAACTTAATCAGTTGATTATGCGTATAACAGGTTGGGGGTATAATGCAATACCAGTTTCTGTAGAAAATGGTCAAGGTCTTGATACTTTTAAAAGTCAACTTAAATCTACTAAACTGGCTGTTCTTTGTGGACCTTCTGGAGTAGGTAAAAGTAGCTTTCTGAAATATCTTTTGCCTAACGAATCAATTGTAACTGGTAAACTTTCAGTCAAATTGCAGCGTGGGAGGAATACCACTCGTAATGTTCAACTTTATGCTATAGAAAAAGATATTTTTATTGCTGATACTCCAGGCTTTAGTATGCCTAATTTATTAATTTCCCCTATTAAATTGCAAACTTTATTTCCAGAACTCCGATGTCAATTGAAAGGGACTATTTGTCGCTTTCGTGATTGTTTGCATAGAGATGAGCCTGGGTGTGGAATTGATAAGAACTGGGAAAGATATAGTCAATATAGGAAATTACTTGAGGAAATGATTAGTTCTCATCATTCATGCCGGGTAAGTTGA
- a CDS encoding YbaB/EbfC family nucleoid-associated protein, with amino-acid sequence MAAFGLPNFGQLTEAFRKAQQIQQDAQKLQEELEALELEGNSKNGKVSVWLSGNQEPVRVQIEPSLLTEGQEATEQAILEALQAAYENSTTTMKTKMEELTGGLNLNLPGMNDEN; translated from the coding sequence ATGGCAGCATTCGGCCTTCCAAATTTCGGACAGTTAACAGAGGCTTTTCGCAAAGCCCAACAAATTCAGCAAGATGCACAAAAACTCCAAGAGGAACTAGAAGCGTTGGAATTAGAAGGCAATAGTAAAAACGGAAAGGTGAGTGTCTGGCTATCTGGCAATCAGGAACCAGTTCGCGTTCAAATAGAACCTTCTCTTCTTACGGAAGGTCAAGAAGCCACCGAACAAGCAATTCTTGAAGCATTGCAAGCAGCATATGAGAATTCCACTACAACCATGAAAACTAAAATGGAAGAGCTCACAGGAGGATTAAACCTCAACTTACCCGGCATGAATGATGAGAACTAA
- the msrB gene encoding peptide-methionine (R)-S-oxide reductase MsrB: MKRVLLFVNRRFFVMGLFTSIFGLLLKPFNALAASKAGDASWSLSNADWRKRLSAPVYKVLREEGTEPPFSSLLNDEKRVGTFFCAGCDAPLFSSSTKFESGTGWPSFWDSLPNSIATKVDYKLIVPRTEYHCLRCGGHQGHVFNDGPRPTGKRYCNNGVALTFQPSN; encoded by the coding sequence ATGAAGCGTGTTTTGTTATTTGTTAATCGACGTTTTTTTGTGATGGGTTTATTTACCAGCATTTTTGGATTGTTATTAAAACCTTTCAATGCTTTGGCAGCATCGAAGGCAGGAGATGCTTCTTGGTCTTTGAGCAATGCAGATTGGCGAAAGCGTCTTTCGGCTCCTGTGTACAAAGTACTTCGTGAGGAAGGAACTGAGCCACCATTTTCGAGTTTGCTGAATGATGAAAAACGAGTGGGGACTTTTTTCTGTGCAGGTTGTGATGCTCCTTTGTTTTCTTCTTCTACAAAATTTGAAAGTGGTACTGGTTGGCCAAGTTTTTGGGACTCTTTACCGAATTCTATCGCTACAAAAGTAGATTACAAACTGATTGTTCCACGAACGGAGTATCACTGTCTTCGCTGTGGTGGACATCAGGGACATGTCTTCAATGACGGCCCAAGACCCACAGGTAAACGCTATTGCAATAACGGAGTTGCCCTTACTTTCCAGCCATCAAATTGA
- the grpE gene encoding nucleotide exchange factor GrpE produces MSEEVSASSQESSNHGSEASEGADIHLNADDEPGNTSDVKIGTEQGQHNNIHDLGEDSSAADADNSDEKLSQPADNEARLQQLEKEHDTLRSQYVRIAADFDNFRKRQSRDQDDLRLQLTCSTLSAILPVVDNFDRARQQLDPQGEEAQALHRSYQGLYKQLVDVLKQLGVAPMRVVGQLFDPTLHEAVLREPSDEHSEDIVVEELQRGYHLNGRVLRHALVKVSMGPGPQDEKPDPSVETSKEVPTSLDEDSQAEES; encoded by the coding sequence ATGAGTGAAGAAGTCTCTGCCTCCTCTCAAGAATCTTCCAATCATGGCTCAGAAGCCTCAGAGGGGGCAGATATTCATTTGAATGCTGATGATGAGCCTGGAAATACTTCTGATGTGAAGATTGGGACTGAACAAGGACAACACAACAACATTCACGACTTGGGAGAGGACTCTTCCGCTGCTGATGCAGATAATTCTGACGAAAAGCTGAGTCAACCAGCTGATAACGAAGCACGTTTGCAGCAATTAGAGAAAGAGCACGACACGCTTAGAAGTCAGTACGTCAGGATTGCAGCAGATTTTGATAATTTTCGGAAGCGTCAAAGTCGTGATCAGGATGACCTTCGATTGCAGCTCACTTGTAGCACTTTGAGTGCAATCCTCCCTGTGGTTGATAATTTTGATAGAGCTAGACAGCAACTTGATCCACAAGGGGAAGAAGCACAGGCTCTTCATAGAAGTTATCAAGGTCTTTATAAGCAGCTTGTAGATGTTCTAAAGCAATTAGGAGTTGCTCCAATGAGGGTGGTTGGTCAATTGTTTGATCCCACTCTTCATGAAGCTGTTCTTAGGGAGCCCAGTGATGAGCATTCGGAAGACATAGTCGTTGAGGAGTTACAGCGCGGTTATCACCTAAATGGAAGGGTTTTGAGGCATGCTTTGGTAAAGGTTTCTATGGGTCCAGGCCCACAAGATGAAAAGCCTGATCCATCTGTTGAGACTTCCAAAGAAGTTCCGACTAGTTTGGACGAGGACTCTCAGGCTGAGGAGTCATGA
- a CDS encoding PP2C family protein-serine/threonine phosphatase, whose translation MQSNQKAHSASDSFRELLDSLSTEQRCNQELLSSLGFALRSFTNLHRFLELVPVVASRLVGVEGALLVPFQADGRLWREQIQALPFDQNQELLRQIASLEGGLSIGFGSDPTQLVDLDRLVQRHMSKANIFATSLVARGKQRGRLYVFDTQGAVSLSEVHRRHLQLVADLAGVAIENDQTLQEIRRHESVDRQLSIGAEIQAQLLPDRCPEIEGVQLAARCRPAFQVGGDYYDFMSTRPELIGKTREKGRWALVIGDVMGKGVPAGLLMTMLRGMLRAEVLSGLPPDRILHDLNQLAQVDLEHSHRFITLFYSDFDPCTRRLRYANAAHNPPLLWRAEQRSISRLDAPGLLIGLQFDANYGCGSITLEPGDVLLYYTDGVTEAPGIAGDRFDEPRLIKSLEESCRNGLGAQEILNKLFARLDHFVGIDHQLEDDASMVLLKVNDELTLPIIE comes from the coding sequence ATTCAAAGTAATCAGAAAGCTCATTCTGCCTCTGATTCATTTAGAGAATTGTTGGATAGTTTGTCCACTGAGCAGCGGTGTAATCAGGAATTGTTGTCTTCTTTGGGCTTTGCTCTCAGAAGTTTTACTAACTTACACAGATTTCTTGAATTGGTTCCAGTTGTAGCTTCTCGTTTGGTTGGCGTAGAAGGAGCTTTGTTGGTACCTTTTCAAGCTGATGGTCGTCTTTGGAGAGAGCAAATACAAGCGCTGCCTTTTGATCAAAATCAAGAGTTGTTGAGGCAAATTGCTTCTTTGGAAGGCGGTTTAAGCATTGGCTTTGGTTCAGATCCAACACAGTTGGTTGATTTGGATCGTTTAGTACAACGTCATATGTCTAAAGCCAACATTTTTGCAACTTCTTTAGTTGCACGCGGCAAACAAAGAGGGCGTTTATATGTTTTTGATACCCAGGGTGCTGTTTCATTAAGTGAAGTACACCGGCGCCATTTGCAATTGGTTGCAGATCTTGCGGGGGTAGCAATTGAAAATGATCAGACTCTTCAAGAAATTCGTCGCCATGAGAGTGTTGATAGGCAATTAAGTATTGGCGCTGAGATTCAAGCTCAATTGTTGCCTGATCGGTGTCCTGAAATTGAAGGAGTCCAATTAGCGGCTCGTTGTAGACCAGCCTTTCAAGTAGGTGGTGATTATTACGATTTTATGTCTACTCGACCAGAGCTGATTGGGAAGACAAGAGAAAAAGGGCGTTGGGCTTTAGTTATTGGTGATGTCATGGGCAAAGGAGTTCCAGCCGGGCTTTTAATGACAATGCTTCGTGGAATGTTGAGAGCAGAAGTTTTGAGTGGATTACCTCCAGATCGCATTCTTCATGATCTCAACCAATTAGCCCAAGTGGATTTGGAGCATTCTCATCGCTTCATAACCCTTTTTTATTCAGATTTCGATCCCTGTACGCGTAGGTTGCGTTATGCAAACGCAGCACATAATCCGCCCTTATTGTGGAGAGCGGAACAGAGAAGTATTTCTCGTTTGGATGCTCCTGGCCTTTTGATAGGTCTGCAATTTGATGCAAATTATGGGTGTGGTTCAATAACTCTTGAACCTGGTGATGTGCTTTTGTATTACACCGATGGTGTAACTGAAGCGCCTGGTATTGCTGGCGATCGCTTTGATGAACCACGTTTAATAAAAAGTTTGGAGGAATCTTGTAGAAATGGTTTAGGAGCACAAGAAATATTGAATAAGCTTTTTGCGCGACTAGATCATTTTGTTGGAATTGATCATCAGTTAGAAGATGATGCTTCGATGGTTCTTTTAAAGGTCAATGATGAATTGACTCTTCCTATTATTGAATAA
- a CDS encoding sulfurtransferase TusA family protein → MIPSAPASRAVLDLRGTPCPVNFVRCRLAIEDLSPKDCLEVLLDIGEPEEIVMAGLKNEGHCVEVLHKQSTWVRLLVICGAR, encoded by the coding sequence ATGATACCTTCAGCTCCTGCCTCTAGAGCAGTTCTTGATTTGCGTGGCACTCCTTGCCCTGTAAATTTTGTTCGCTGCAGACTTGCTATTGAAGATTTATCACCTAAAGATTGTTTGGAAGTTTTACTAGATATTGGAGAACCTGAAGAGATTGTTATGGCTGGACTTAAGAATGAAGGCCATTGTGTGGAAGTTTTACATAAGCAATCTACATGGGTAAGATTATTGGTGATTTGTGGCGCTAGATGA
- the argH gene encoding argininosuccinate lyase — MVKAWSDRFSNGLNPAIQRFNASIFFDITLLEEDLDGSIAHAEMLGECEVISQDETKKLVDGLERIRAEASEGKFKVSVVDEDVHFAVERRLIELVGSVGKKLHTGRSRNDQVGTDIRLWLRRRIDELDLSLERLQVALLVQSENHLDTLIPGYTHLQRAQPLSLAHHLLSYIEMLQRDRERLLDVRKRVNISPLGAAALAGTSIPIDRRSTAKSLGFAKIYLNSLDAVSDRDFAVEFTAAISLVMAHLSRLAEEVIFWASDEFSFVRLTDRCATGSSLMPQKKNPDVPELVRGKCGRVFGHLQGLLTMIKGLPLAYNKDFQEDKEALFDTVITVKTSLEAMSILFEEGLEFCSERLASAVRSDFSNATDVADYLVAKGVPFREAYQKVGRLVKDSLEQGILLKDLSFEQWQKIDASINEDIFEKLAPKQVVASRISEGGTGFDRVQEQLVYWRDHIDSLKD, encoded by the coding sequence TTGGTTAAGGCTTGGAGCGATAGGTTCTCAAATGGGTTAAACCCAGCTATTCAGCGTTTTAATGCTTCAATATTTTTTGATATCACTCTTTTAGAGGAAGATTTGGATGGATCGATTGCTCATGCAGAGATGTTGGGGGAATGTGAAGTAATTTCTCAAGACGAGACAAAAAAGCTTGTAGATGGCCTTGAAAGAATTCGTGCAGAAGCTTCTGAGGGCAAATTTAAGGTCAGCGTTGTTGATGAGGATGTTCACTTTGCAGTGGAAAGACGCCTAATAGAATTGGTTGGTTCTGTTGGTAAAAAACTTCATACTGGCCGGAGTCGTAATGATCAAGTAGGCACTGATATAAGGCTTTGGTTAAGACGCCGTATAGATGAACTTGATTTATCTTTAGAACGGTTGCAAGTTGCCTTATTGGTTCAGTCAGAAAATCATCTTGATACTTTGATTCCTGGCTACACACATCTTCAACGTGCACAACCTTTATCTCTTGCTCATCATTTACTTTCTTATATTGAAATGCTGCAAAGAGATAGAGAGCGTTTGTTAGATGTTAGAAAAAGAGTAAACATTTCTCCACTTGGGGCAGCTGCCTTGGCTGGTACTTCAATTCCAATAGACCGTCGTTCTACTGCAAAATCTTTAGGTTTTGCAAAAATTTATTTAAATAGTTTGGATGCTGTTAGTGATCGTGATTTTGCAGTTGAGTTTACGGCAGCTATTTCTTTAGTCATGGCACATTTAAGTCGTTTGGCTGAGGAAGTAATTTTTTGGGCTTCGGATGAGTTTTCATTTGTTCGTTTAACTGATCGATGTGCCACTGGAAGTAGTTTAATGCCTCAAAAAAAGAATCCTGATGTTCCAGAATTAGTTCGAGGTAAATGTGGAAGAGTGTTTGGACATCTTCAGGGTTTATTGACGATGATAAAAGGACTTCCTTTGGCGTATAACAAGGATTTTCAAGAAGATAAAGAAGCATTATTTGACACAGTTATTACAGTGAAAACATCTTTAGAAGCCATGTCAATTCTTTTTGAAGAAGGGTTAGAGTTTTGTTCCGAAAGACTTGCTTCTGCAGTTCGATCTGACTTTTCTAATGCGACTGATGTTGCAGATTATTTAGTGGCAAAAGGTGTGCCTTTTAGAGAGGCATATCAAAAGGTTGGTCGATTAGTGAAGGATTCTCTTGAGCAAGGAATTTTGTTAAAAGACCTTAGCTTTGAACAATGGCAAAAAATAGACGCTTCAATTAACGAGGATATTTTTGAAAAGCTTGCTCCAAAGCAAGTTGTAGCTTCAAGAATTAGTGAAGGAGGGACTGGCTTTGATCGGGTTCAAGAGCAGTTGGTGTATTGGCGTGATCACATTGATTCTTTAAAAGACTGA
- the dnaJ gene encoding molecular chaperone DnaJ, which produces MADFYEQLGVSRDADGDTLKRAYRRLARQYHPDINKDPGAEDRFKEIGRAYEVLGDPQTRARYDQFGEAGLGGGGGMPDMGDMGGFADLFETFFSGFGGAGASGARSQRRGPQQGDDLRYDLTIEFQQAVFGQEREIKIPHLETCDSCRGTGARAGSGPTNCSTCGGAGQVRRATRTPFGSFTQVAECPGCSGTGQVIADPCGACGGQGVKQVRKKLRINIPAGVDTGTRLRVSGEGNAGVRGGPSGDLYVFLKVKNHPKLRRDGLTIHTEVNISYLQAILGDTIQVDTVDGPETLEIPIGTQPNSVLTLENKGIPKLGNPVARGNQSVVVNVTLPKRFSEEERILLEKLAAHYSAKGPQNHHHNSGLFSRLFGQNG; this is translated from the coding sequence ATGGCAGATTTTTACGAGCAATTAGGTGTCAGCAGGGATGCTGATGGCGACACTCTTAAACGTGCTTATCGCCGTTTGGCACGTCAGTATCATCCCGACATCAATAAAGACCCTGGAGCTGAAGATCGTTTCAAAGAAATAGGCCGTGCATATGAAGTACTTGGGGATCCACAAACACGTGCTCGTTATGACCAGTTTGGAGAGGCTGGTTTGGGAGGAGGAGGAGGGATGCCCGATATGGGCGACATGGGTGGATTTGCTGATCTTTTTGAGACCTTTTTTAGTGGTTTTGGTGGTGCAGGCGCGAGTGGTGCTCGCTCACAGCGTAGAGGGCCTCAGCAAGGTGATGATCTTCGCTATGACTTGACAATTGAATTTCAACAAGCTGTATTTGGCCAAGAAAGGGAGATAAAAATCCCTCATCTAGAAACCTGTGATAGTTGCAGGGGGACTGGAGCGAGAGCAGGTAGCGGACCTACAAATTGCAGTACTTGTGGAGGTGCTGGTCAGGTCAGGAGAGCCACAAGGACACCTTTTGGAAGCTTTACGCAGGTAGCAGAATGTCCTGGTTGTTCTGGAACTGGCCAGGTTATTGCAGATCCATGTGGTGCTTGTGGTGGTCAAGGTGTTAAACAAGTAAGGAAAAAGTTGCGTATTAATATTCCTGCAGGAGTTGATACAGGCACGCGTTTGCGAGTTTCTGGTGAAGGAAATGCTGGAGTTAGAGGAGGTCCTTCAGGTGATCTTTATGTTTTTCTGAAAGTTAAGAACCATCCAAAGTTGAGACGTGATGGATTAACTATTCATACTGAAGTTAATATCAGTTACTTGCAAGCAATACTTGGAGATACAATTCAGGTTGATACTGTTGATGGTCCTGAAACTTTAGAAATTCCTATAGGTACTCAGCCTAATTCGGTTTTGACTTTAGAAAATAAAGGTATTCCAAAGTTAGGTAATCCTGTTGCAAGAGGCAATCAATCTGTTGTTGTTAATGTTACCTTGCCAAAACGTTTTTCAGAAGAAGAGCGGATATTGTTAGAAAAGTTGGCTGCACATTATTCAGCTAAAGGCCCACAAAATCATCATCATAACAGTGGTCTTTTTTCGAGATTATTTGGACAAAATGGATGA
- a CDS encoding NAD(P)/FAD-dependent oxidoreductase: protein MSSMTAQDPQVNAIAITELPLLSSHQIDLIVIGGGPAGFMGAITAAENGLDSVCVLESTAKTLEKVRISGGGRCNVTHECWEPNELVTNYPRGHLPLLGSFSRFATGDVVDWFKRKGLELITEEDGRMFPVSNSSFEVVSCLRNAAVAAGVNCFTKSSVIRVEYLPEKGFLVYLQDSQILETQRVLVATGGHPSGRKIASCLGHTVFMPVPSLFSLSLEENFLKNCSGLSLKNVRLKLLSGGKSFYQTGPVLITHWGLSGPAILKLSAFAAHELNKDTYKARLQVNWINESSDFVNDLFKKFRYKAARSTLANAKPFKELPTRLWRILLQQSRINIDIRWSDVSSLQQQRLCNNLLFNYYSVCGRGPYGEEFVTAGGVKLAEVNFATMESRLLPGLYFAGEILDVDGVTGGFNFQHCWTSGWLAGRAIANSCCN, encoded by the coding sequence ATGTCTTCAATGACGGCCCAAGACCCACAGGTAAACGCTATTGCAATAACGGAGTTGCCCTTACTTTCCAGCCATCAAATTGATTTGATTGTTATTGGCGGCGGCCCTGCTGGTTTTATGGGTGCGATTACAGCTGCTGAAAATGGCCTTGATTCAGTGTGTGTGTTGGAATCCACTGCAAAGACACTTGAGAAAGTTCGTATTAGTGGAGGTGGCAGGTGCAATGTGACCCATGAGTGTTGGGAGCCTAATGAATTAGTGACTAATTATCCACGGGGGCATTTGCCTTTATTGGGATCTTTTAGTCGTTTTGCGACTGGTGATGTAGTTGATTGGTTTAAAAGAAAAGGCTTGGAATTAATTACTGAAGAAGATGGCAGGATGTTTCCTGTATCAAATTCTTCTTTTGAAGTGGTTTCGTGCTTAAGGAATGCTGCAGTAGCAGCTGGTGTTAATTGTTTTACTAAAAGTTCAGTTATCAGAGTTGAATATTTGCCTGAAAAAGGGTTTCTTGTTTACCTTCAAGATAGTCAGATTCTTGAAACACAAAGAGTTTTAGTTGCAACTGGTGGGCATCCAAGTGGACGAAAGATTGCTTCTTGCTTGGGCCATACAGTTTTTATGCCAGTTCCTTCTCTTTTTTCATTATCATTAGAGGAAAATTTTCTGAAAAATTGTTCAGGCCTTTCTTTAAAAAACGTTCGGTTGAAATTATTATCTGGAGGTAAATCTTTTTATCAAACTGGACCTGTTTTGATTACTCATTGGGGTTTAAGTGGCCCTGCAATTCTTAAACTATCAGCTTTTGCTGCTCACGAATTGAACAAAGACACCTATAAAGCTAGATTGCAAGTAAATTGGATAAATGAAAGTAGTGATTTTGTAAATGATTTGTTTAAGAAATTTCGATATAAGGCTGCTCGGAGCACTTTGGCGAATGCTAAACCTTTTAAAGAATTGCCAACACGCTTATGGCGAATTCTCTTGCAACAATCAAGAATTAACATAGATATTCGTTGGTCAGATGTTTCTTCTTTGCAACAACAGCGCTTATGTAATAATTTACTATTCAATTATTATTCTGTTTGTGGACGAGGCCCATATGGAGAAGAGTTTGTTACTGCTGGAGGTGTAAAATTGGCAGAAGTGAATTTTGCAACCATGGAAAGTCGTTTGCTTCCAGGTTTGTACTTTGCTGGTGAAATATTAGATGTAGATGGCGTCACTGGTGGCTTTAATTTTCAACATTGTTGGACTAGTGGTTGGTTGGCAGGTAGAGCTATTGCAAATAGTTGTTGTAATTAA